One stretch of Xanthomonas sp. DAR 35659 DNA includes these proteins:
- the lipB gene encoding lipoyl(octanoyl) transferase LipB: MDAVTGDPAPLPASVAAPPPPCLVRDLGRQPYAPVWRAMQRFTDARTEADADELWVVEHEPVFTLGQAGKPEHVLAPGEIPVLHVDRGGQVTYHGPGQLVVYPLLDLRRLKIGVRDYVCRIEQAIIDTLDEWNILGQRRDGAPGVYVGAAKIAALGIRVRRGCTFHGLSFNVDMDLEPFHRINPCGYQGLQVTSVLDLGGPSGMQAVKPVLLAQLARQFGLTLQPLDALPDLTLTHAA; the protein is encoded by the coding sequence GTGGACGCTGTAACCGGCGACCCGGCGCCGCTGCCGGCATCCGTTGCGGCGCCGCCCCCGCCGTGCCTGGTGCGCGACCTCGGTCGCCAGCCCTACGCGCCGGTGTGGCGCGCGATGCAGCGCTTCACCGACGCGCGTACGGAGGCTGATGCCGACGAACTGTGGGTGGTCGAACACGAACCGGTGTTCACCCTCGGCCAGGCCGGCAAGCCCGAGCACGTGCTGGCGCCCGGCGAGATTCCGGTGCTGCATGTGGACCGCGGTGGCCAAGTCACCTATCACGGTCCCGGCCAGTTGGTGGTGTATCCGCTGCTGGACCTGCGCCGACTGAAGATCGGGGTACGCGACTACGTGTGCCGGATCGAGCAGGCCATCATCGACACCCTCGACGAATGGAACATCCTCGGCCAGCGCCGCGACGGCGCACCCGGGGTCTACGTGGGCGCGGCCAAGATCGCCGCGCTCGGCATCCGCGTGCGCCGCGGGTGCACCTTCCACGGCCTGTCCTTCAACGTGGACATGGACCTGGAGCCGTTCCACCGGATCAATCCCTGCGGCTACCAGGGCCTGCAGGTGACCTCGGTGCTAGACTTGGGCGGTCCCTCCGGCATGCAGGCCGTCAAACCGGTGCTGCTGGCCCAACTGGCGCGCCAGTTCGGGCTGACCCTGCAGCCGCTCGACGCCTTGCCAGACCTCACGCTCACGCACGCGGCCTGA